One window of Mesorhizobium sp. PAMC28654 genomic DNA carries:
- a CDS encoding SDR family oxidoreductase, with amino-acid sequence MSASADRNSQTRAIVTGGAQGIGFAVAQALADEGCRALALIGRSQEKGDKAVAHFKKAGVDAIFISADVSKVADCKRAVATAISHFGTINALVNAAATSARGSLVDTSEELFDMTFDTNVRGPFFLMQGVVAHLLDRKAPGSIVNVLSMSAHCGQSFLTPYSTSKGALMTLTKNVANAYRFNRIRCNAVLPGWMDTEGEAIVQKKWHDAPDDWLAKAEAAQPMGQLVKPDQLARLISYMISPQSGVMTGSLVDYDQSIAGSSPE; translated from the coding sequence ATGAGCGCATCCGCCGATCGCAATTCACAAACACGCGCCATCGTCACCGGCGGCGCGCAAGGCATCGGCTTCGCCGTCGCCCAGGCATTGGCCGACGAGGGCTGCCGGGCGCTGGCGCTCATTGGCCGCTCGCAGGAGAAAGGCGACAAGGCTGTCGCCCATTTCAAGAAAGCGGGCGTCGACGCGATCTTCATCAGCGCCGATGTTTCAAAGGTGGCGGATTGCAAGCGTGCTGTTGCAACCGCGATCTCGCATTTCGGCACGATCAACGCGCTGGTCAACGCCGCCGCCACGTCGGCACGCGGTTCGCTGGTCGATACCAGCGAAGAGCTTTTCGACATGACCTTCGACACCAATGTGCGTGGCCCGTTTTTCCTGATGCAGGGCGTGGTGGCGCATCTGCTGGACCGGAAAGCGCCGGGCTCGATCGTCAATGTCCTGTCGATGTCGGCGCATTGCGGCCAGTCGTTCCTGACGCCCTATTCCACAAGCAAGGGCGCGCTGATGACGCTGACCAAGAACGTCGCCAATGCCTATCGCTTCAACCGCATCCGCTGCAACGCGGTGCTGCCCGGCTGGATGGACACCGAGGGCGAAGCGATCGTCCAGAAGAAATGGCATGATGCGCCGGATGATTGGCTGGCAAAGGCGGAAGCAGCGCAGCCGATGGGCCAGTTGGTGAAGCCGGATCAGTTGGCGCGTCTGATCAGTTATATGATCAGCCCGCAATCGGGCGTCATGACCGGGTCGTTGGTCGACTACGACCAGAGCATTGCAGGGTCGTCGCCGGAGTAG
- the iolG gene encoding inositol 2-dehydrogenase has translation MTLRFALLGAGRIGKVHARAVGSNPQAKLVAVADAFEKAAKELASAYGAEVRTIEAIEKSNDIDAVVICTPTDTHADLIERFAKAGKAIFCEKPIDLSVKRVEKCLAVVEKAKATLMVGFNRRFDPHFAAVRKAIDDGAIGAVEMVTITSRDPGPPPLDYIARSGGIFRDMTIHDFDMARFLLGEEPVAVSAHASVLVDKKIGAAGDFDSVSVILETASGKQAIISNSRRATYGYDQRIEVHGSKGMIAAENQRPVSIELANEKGYTRPPLHDFFMTRYLDAYANEIAAFIAAATSGKKAAPSGTDGLIALRLADAALKSATSGKTVRLDAAK, from the coding sequence ATGACTCTCCGCTTCGCCCTCCTCGGTGCCGGCCGTATCGGCAAGGTCCACGCCCGTGCCGTGGGTTCCAACCCGCAAGCCAAACTGGTCGCCGTCGCCGACGCCTTCGAGAAGGCGGCAAAAGAGCTGGCCTCGGCCTATGGCGCCGAGGTGCGAACCATCGAAGCTATCGAGAAGTCCAATGACATCGACGCCGTCGTCATCTGTACGCCAACCGACACCCATGCCGACCTGATCGAGCGTTTCGCCAAGGCCGGCAAGGCGATCTTCTGCGAGAAGCCGATCGACCTGAGCGTGAAGCGCGTGGAAAAGTGTCTGGCCGTGGTCGAAAAGGCCAAGGCGACGCTGATGGTCGGCTTCAACCGCCGCTTCGATCCGCATTTCGCCGCCGTGCGCAAGGCGATAGACGACGGAGCCATCGGCGCCGTCGAAATGGTCACCATCACCTCGCGCGATCCCGGCCCGCCGCCACTCGACTATATCGCCCGCTCGGGCGGCATTTTTCGCGACATGACCATCCATGACTTCGACATGGCGCGCTTCCTGCTCGGCGAGGAACCTGTCGCGGTCAGCGCGCATGCCTCGGTGCTGGTCGACAAGAAGATCGGCGCGGCCGGCGATTTCGACTCGGTCAGCGTCATCCTCGAGACGGCCTCGGGCAAGCAGGCCATCATCTCCAACTCGCGCCGCGCCACCTATGGCTATGACCAGCGCATCGAGGTGCATGGCTCGAAGGGCATGATAGCTGCCGAGAACCAGCGGCCCGTGTCGATCGAACTGGCCAACGAGAAGGGCTATACGCGGCCGCCGCTGCACGACTTCTTCATGACCCGCTATCTCGACGCCTATGCCAATGAGATCGCCGCCTTCATCGCAGCCGCGACGTCAGGCAAGAAAGCCGCGCCGAGCGGAACGGACGGGCTCATCGCGCTTCGGCTGGCGGATGCCGCGCTGAAGTCGGCGACGTCAGGCAAGACCGTTCGCCTCGACGCTGCAAAGTAA
- the iolE gene encoding myo-inosose-2 dehydratase, with the protein MKARLGMSPIAWWNDDLAELSDDVSLEECLRQSRSAGFTGMEMGRRFPNDPKVMLPILKKADVTLCGGWFSGTLVNEDMGENKDRIQPMIDLFKAVNAPCIVYGEVGRSIQGDRSKPLATKPKLSDDEMRAYAKRLTEFGEWCAEQGMPLSYHHHMAAVVETEPELDAFMRYSGEGIPLLLDAGHLVFAGGDVLRAIDNHHKRISHVHVKDVRMGVIDKLDRTKQSFLDAVALGAFTVPGDGSLDFGAIVQKLADHGYEGWFVVEAEQDPRKNPPLRMAEVGYKELMRVMTAAGYTVETQGFPNA; encoded by the coding sequence GTGAAAGCCAGACTGGGCATGTCCCCCATCGCGTGGTGGAATGACGACCTTGCGGAACTCAGCGATGACGTCTCGCTGGAAGAATGTTTGCGCCAGTCGCGTTCGGCCGGTTTCACCGGCATGGAGATGGGCCGGCGCTTTCCCAATGACCCCAAGGTCATGCTGCCGATCCTCAAAAAGGCTGATGTGACGCTGTGCGGCGGCTGGTTTTCCGGCACGCTGGTCAACGAAGACATGGGCGAGAACAAGGATCGCATCCAGCCGATGATCGACCTGTTCAAGGCGGTGAATGCGCCTTGCATCGTCTATGGCGAGGTCGGCCGCTCCATCCAGGGTGATCGCTCGAAGCCGCTCGCCACCAAGCCAAAGCTCTCGGACGACGAGATGAGGGCCTACGCGAAGCGCCTCACCGAATTCGGCGAATGGTGCGCCGAACAGGGCATGCCGCTTTCCTATCATCACCACATGGCGGCGGTGGTCGAGACGGAGCCGGAGCTCGATGCCTTCATGCGTTATTCCGGAGAAGGCATTCCGCTGCTTCTCGATGCGGGGCATCTGGTCTTTGCCGGCGGCGACGTGCTGCGCGCCATCGACAACCACCACAAGCGCATCAGCCATGTGCATGTAAAGGATGTGCGCATGGGCGTGATCGATAAACTCGACCGTACGAAGCAGTCCTTCCTCGACGCCGTGGCGCTTGGCGCCTTCACCGTGCCGGGCGATGGCTCGCTGGATTTCGGCGCCATCGTGCAAAAGCTCGCTGATCATGGCTATGAAGGCTGGTTCGTCGTCGAGGCCGAGCAGGATCCCAGGAAGAATCCGCCGCTCAGGATGGCTGAGGTCGGCTACAAGGAATTGATGCGTGTGATGACGGCAGCCGGATACACGGTGGAGACGCAAGGCTTTCCGAATGCCTGA
- a CDS encoding DUF3329 domain-containing protein, with protein sequence MKDSEHPFFRPLWRRVAVVAVCLVWSVIEFATGTPFWGVIALGFAGYAVWQFFYLYKPADETKATAEPEPKE encoded by the coding sequence ATGAAAGATTCCGAGCACCCGTTTTTCCGTCCGCTGTGGCGCCGCGTTGCCGTCGTCGCGGTCTGTCTTGTCTGGTCCGTCATCGAGTTCGCGACGGGCACGCCGTTCTGGGGCGTCATCGCGCTCGGCTTCGCTGGCTACGCGGTCTGGCAGTTCTTCTACCTCTACAAGCCGGCCGATGAGACCAAGGCAACGGCCGAGCCCGAACCGAAGGAGTAA
- a CDS encoding MurR/RpiR family transcriptional regulator has translation MDERVPRDFETLRATILDRRESLPKRIAQIAAYALDNPDDIAFGTAASIAASAGVQPSTLIRFAQQLGFDGFTSLQSVFRERLRERNSSYDERLLALRAKAEEGAGHRAIFDGFVAAASTSLNDISRTLDEAHLEDAIALLAKAETIYVLAKRRSYPVASYIAYALGKLNIRNQLIESAAGLNAEMIGFASPRDAVIAISFSPYAPATIEEARTISEQGVPIVAITDSSFSPLAQFASVWFEVAEADFAGFRSLAATMALAMALTVGVGEKRRDTGRKRKA, from the coding sequence ATGGACGAACGGGTACCTCGCGACTTCGAGACGCTGCGCGCCACGATCCTTGATCGGCGCGAAAGCCTGCCGAAGCGCATCGCACAAATTGCCGCCTACGCGCTCGACAATCCCGATGACATTGCCTTCGGCACCGCGGCCAGCATCGCCGCTTCGGCCGGGGTCCAGCCTTCGACCCTGATCCGTTTTGCGCAGCAACTCGGCTTCGACGGTTTCACCAGCCTGCAATCGGTGTTTCGCGAGCGCCTGCGGGAACGCAACTCATCCTATGACGAAAGGCTGCTGGCGTTGCGCGCCAAGGCCGAGGAAGGCGCGGGCCACCGGGCGATCTTCGACGGCTTCGTCGCCGCCGCCAGCACTTCGCTCAACGACATTTCGCGCACGCTGGACGAGGCGCATCTCGAAGACGCGATTGCGCTGCTGGCCAAGGCGGAGACCATCTATGTGCTTGCCAAGCGGCGGTCCTATCCCGTGGCCTCCTACATCGCCTATGCACTGGGCAAGCTGAACATCCGCAACCAGCTGATCGAATCGGCCGCCGGCCTGAACGCCGAGATGATCGGCTTCGCATCACCGCGCGACGCCGTCATCGCCATCAGTTTCTCGCCCTATGCTCCTGCCACCATCGAGGAAGCGCGCACCATTTCGGAGCAAGGCGTGCCGATCGTGGCGATCACCGACAGTTCGTTCTCGCCGCTCGCCCAGTTTGCCAGCGTCTGGTTCGAAGTTGCCGAGGCGGACTTTGCCGGCTTCCGCTCGCTGGCCGCGACCATGGCGCTGGCCATGGCGCTGACCGTCGGCGTCGGCGAGAAGCGGCGCGACACGGGTCGCAAGCGCAAGGCCTGA
- a CDS encoding bifunctional 5-dehydro-2-deoxygluconokinase/5-dehydro-2-deoxyphosphogluconate aldolase, whose translation MSEAVDAKQAPLDVITIGRASVDLYGQQIGSRLEDITSFAKSVGGCPANISVGTARLGLRSALLTRVGNEQMGQFIREQLTREGVCVDGLKTDPDRLTALVLLSVEDEGVSPMIFYRTDCADMALCEDDIDEAFIASARSIVVTGTHFSRPNSDAAQRKAIRAIKAKGGKVVFDIDYRPNLWGLAGHAEGFERYVKSDRVSAQLKTVLPDCDLIVGTEEEIMIASGADDCLSALKTIRSLSSATIVLKRGAMGCIVYDGPISDDLEDGIVGKGFPIEIYNVLGAGDAFMSGLLRGWLGGESLATSATWANACGAFAVSRLLCAPEYPTFEELQFFLKNGSKHLALRKDEAINHIHWATTRRRDIPSLMALACDHRVQLEDIAAKAGADPSRIAAFKVLAVKAAAKVAAGREGYGMLIDEKHGRKAMFEFAHHPFSWLGRPVELPGSRPLRFEFSQDIGSQLTEWPVEHCIKCLCFYHPDDPAALKEEQQQKLRALFEAARKVGRELLIEIIAGKHGKLDDTTIPRALEELYALGIKPDWWKLEPQASAGAWAKIEAVILKHDPWCRGIVLLGLEAPQDELEAAFAATAKAPIVKGFAVGRTIFVHAAEQWLAGKMSDDEAVADMASRFEQLTEAWLAARGRKAA comes from the coding sequence ATGAGCGAAGCCGTGGACGCGAAACAGGCGCCGCTCGATGTCATCACCATCGGTCGTGCTTCCGTCGATCTCTACGGCCAGCAGATAGGCTCGCGGCTGGAAGACATCACTTCCTTCGCCAAGTCGGTCGGCGGCTGCCCGGCCAACATTTCGGTCGGCACCGCGAGGCTCGGCCTGCGCTCGGCGCTGCTCACCCGTGTTGGCAATGAGCAGATGGGCCAGTTCATCCGCGAGCAGCTGACGCGGGAAGGCGTTTGCGTGGACGGGCTGAAGACCGATCCGGATCGGCTGACCGCGCTGGTGCTGCTGTCGGTCGAGGACGAAGGCGTCTCGCCGATGATCTTCTACCGCACCGACTGCGCCGACATGGCGCTTTGCGAGGATGATATCGACGAGGCTTTCATTGCGTCGGCACGCTCCATCGTCGTCACCGGAACGCATTTTTCGCGACCCAACAGCGACGCCGCGCAGCGCAAGGCGATCCGCGCCATCAAGGCCAAGGGCGGCAAGGTGGTGTTCGACATCGACTATCGCCCGAACCTCTGGGGGCTCGCCGGCCATGCCGAAGGCTTCGAGCGCTACGTGAAGTCGGACCGCGTCTCCGCCCAGTTGAAGACGGTGCTGCCCGATTGCGATCTCATCGTCGGCACCGAGGAAGAGATCATGATCGCATCGGGCGCCGACGACTGCCTGAGCGCGCTGAAGACGATCCGCTCGCTGTCATCGGCGACGATCGTCTTGAAGCGCGGCGCCATGGGCTGCATCGTCTATGACGGACCGATCAGCGACGATCTCGAGGACGGCATCGTCGGCAAGGGCTTTCCGATCGAGATCTACAATGTGCTCGGCGCCGGCGATGCCTTCATGTCGGGTCTCCTGCGCGGCTGGCTTGGCGGCGAAAGCCTGGCGACATCAGCAACCTGGGCCAATGCCTGCGGCGCCTTCGCCGTGTCGCGGCTGCTCTGCGCGCCGGAATATCCGACGTTCGAAGAACTGCAATTCTTCCTCAAGAACGGCAGCAAGCACCTTGCCCTGCGCAAGGATGAGGCGATCAACCACATCCACTGGGCGACCACGCGCCGGCGCGATATCCCTTCACTGATGGCGCTGGCCTGCGACCACCGTGTCCAGCTGGAGGATATCGCGGCGAAGGCGGGGGCGGACCCGTCACGCATCGCCGCCTTCAAAGTGCTGGCGGTAAAGGCTGCCGCGAAGGTCGCCGCCGGCCGCGAAGGCTACGGCATGCTGATCGACGAGAAACATGGCCGCAAGGCGATGTTCGAATTCGCGCATCATCCCTTCAGCTGGCTGGGACGGCCGGTGGAATTGCCGGGCTCGCGGCCGCTGCGGTTCGAGTTTTCGCAAGACATCGGCTCGCAGCTCACCGAATGGCCGGTCGAGCATTGTATCAAGTGCCTGTGCTTCTATCATCCTGACGATCCGGCCGCGCTCAAGGAAGAACAGCAGCAGAAGCTGCGCGCGCTGTTCGAGGCCGCGCGCAAGGTTGGCCGGGAACTTCTCATCGAGATCATCGCCGGCAAGCACGGCAAGCTCGACGACACGACGATTCCGCGCGCGCTGGAGGAGCTCTACGCGCTTGGCATCAAGCCCGACTGGTGGAAGCTCGAACCACAGGCTTCGGCCGGCGCCTGGGCCAAGATCGAAGCGGTGATCCTGAAGCACGACCCGTGGTGCCGCGGCATCGTTCTGCTCGGCCTGGAGGCGCCGCAGGATGAGCTGGAAGCGGCGTTCGCCGCGACCGCCAAGGCGCCCATCGTCAAGGGTTTTGCCGTCGGCCGCACCATCTTCGTCCACGCGGCCGAGCAATGGCTGGCCGGCAAGATGTCGGATGACGAGGCGGTGGCCGACATGGCATCGCGCTTTGAACAGCTGACCGAGGCGTGGCTTGCCGCGCGTGGCCGCAAGGCAGCATAA
- a CDS encoding Gfo/Idh/MocA family protein yields the protein MVGVGLIGTGFMGKCHAIAWNAVSTVFPDVARPRLVHLGEVDADLAKRRASEFGFARGSGDWRAVVNDPEVDVVSLTTPNQFHPEMAIALLEAGKHLWCEKPMAPAFAEAEAMAAAAKKSGKVAALGYNYIQNPAIRHIGALLDEKIIGEVNHLRIEMDEDFMADPEALFYWKHEATSGYGALDDFAVHPLSLVSVLFGRVARVMCDMSRPYADRQLASGGRRAVETYDIASVLMHLENGVAGTLLVNRSAWGRKGRIAIQIFGSKGSILYDQERMNEFQLYLTSDRPTEQGYRTILVAPHHKPYDAFVPAPGHGLGFNDLKIIECRELLTRLAGKPARILDFAEGLEIERTVHAMARSFEEQRWVQVR from the coding sequence ATGGTCGGCGTAGGTCTTATCGGCACGGGCTTCATGGGCAAATGCCACGCCATTGCCTGGAATGCGGTAAGCACCGTCTTTCCGGATGTGGCCAGGCCCCGGCTTGTCCATCTCGGCGAGGTCGACGCGGATCTTGCCAAACGCCGCGCCTCCGAATTCGGCTTCGCCAGGGGCTCAGGCGACTGGCGCGCCGTCGTCAATGATCCCGAAGTCGATGTCGTCTCGCTGACCACGCCGAACCAGTTCCACCCGGAAATGGCGATCGCCCTCCTAGAGGCCGGCAAGCATCTGTGGTGCGAAAAGCCGATGGCGCCGGCCTTTGCCGAAGCCGAGGCCATGGCGGCAGCGGCGAAGAAGTCCGGCAAGGTGGCGGCGCTCGGCTACAATTACATCCAGAACCCGGCGATCCGCCACATCGGCGCATTGCTCGACGAGAAGATCATCGGCGAGGTCAACCATCTGCGCATCGAGATGGATGAGGACTTCATGGCCGATCCGGAGGCGCTGTTCTATTGGAAGCATGAGGCGACATCCGGCTATGGCGCGCTCGACGATTTCGCGGTTCATCCGCTGTCGCTGGTTTCGGTGCTGTTCGGCCGAGTCGCCCGCGTCATGTGCGACATGTCCAGGCCCTATGCCGATCGCCAGCTTGCCTCGGGCGGGCGCCGCGCCGTCGAGACCTACGACATCGCCAGCGTGCTGATGCATCTCGAAAACGGCGTTGCCGGCACGCTGCTGGTCAACCGCTCGGCCTGGGGCCGAAAGGGCCGCATCGCCATCCAGATTTTTGGCTCGAAAGGCTCGATCCTCTACGACCAGGAGCGGATGAACGAATTCCAGCTCTATCTCACATCGGATCGCCCGACGGAACAGGGCTATCGCACCATCCTGGTGGCGCCGCATCACAAGCCCTATGACGCCTTCGTGCCGGCGCCCGGCCATGGCCTCGGCTTCAACGATCTCAAGATCATCGAGTGCCGGGAATTGCTGACGCGTCTTGCCGGCAAGCCGGCGCGGATCCTTGATTTCGCGGAAGGGCTGGAGATCGAGCGCACCGTGCACGCGATGGCGCGTTCGTTCGAGGAGCAGCGCTGGGTCCAGGTACGGTAA
- the iolB gene encoding 5-deoxy-glucuronate isomerase, whose amino-acid sequence MSKLLVKANKGHGRVAHVTPKSAGWTYVGFDLHRLKPGETVSGETGNREVCLVFVTGKGKAKAGGKDLGLLGKRMSPFEGKPWSVYVPEGSDWSVTSDTELELAVCSAPGLGGGLPVRVIKPDDLGQEVRGKGTNTRYVTNILPEGKPADSLLVVEVITPGGHTSSYPPHKHDQDNLPAESYLEETYYHRLNPPQGFAFQRVYTDADGNGHRALDEAMAIEDGDVVLVPKGYHPCAACHGYDLYYLNVMAGPKRTWKFHNAPEHEWLMKA is encoded by the coding sequence ATGTCGAAGCTGCTGGTCAAAGCCAACAAGGGCCATGGCCGCGTCGCCCATGTGACGCCGAAAAGCGCCGGCTGGACCTATGTCGGCTTCGACCTGCATCGGCTGAAGCCTGGCGAGACGGTTTCCGGGGAGACGGGAAATCGCGAGGTCTGCCTCGTCTTCGTCACCGGCAAGGGGAAGGCCAAGGCCGGCGGCAAGGATCTTGGCCTGCTCGGCAAGCGCATGTCTCCCTTCGAAGGCAAGCCATGGTCGGTCTATGTGCCCGAAGGGTCCGACTGGTCGGTGACATCAGACACGGAACTCGAACTCGCTGTGTGTTCAGCGCCTGGTCTTGGCGGCGGCCTGCCGGTGCGGGTCATCAAGCCCGACGATCTCGGCCAGGAAGTGCGCGGCAAGGGCACCAACACCCGCTATGTCACCAACATATTGCCGGAGGGCAAGCCGGCTGATTCCCTTTTGGTGGTCGAGGTCATCACGCCTGGTGGCCATACGTCGAGCTATCCGCCGCACAAGCATGACCAGGACAATCTGCCGGCTGAATCCTATCTCGAGGAAACCTACTATCATCGCCTCAACCCGCCGCAGGGCTTTGCCTTCCAGCGCGTCTATACCGATGCAGACGGGAACGGCCATCGCGCGCTCGACGAAGCGATGGCGATAGAGGATGGCGACGTGGTGCTGGTGCCCAAGGGCTATCACCCCTGTGCCGCCTGCCATGGCTATGATCTGTACTACCTCAATGTCATGGCCGGGCCGAAGCGGACGTGGAAATTCCACAATGCGCCTGAGCACGAATGGTTGATGAAGGCTTGA
- the iolD gene encoding 3D-(3,5/4)-trihydroxycyclohexane-1,2-dione acylhydrolase (decyclizing) has product MTKTIRLTMAQALTRFLSKQMTEIDGKTVPIFGGVWAIFGHGNVAGIGEALYQVRQELPTFRAHNEQAMAHAAIAYGKANFRRRFMAATSSIGPGAVNMVTAAALAHVNRLPVLLLPGDVFANRVPDPVLQQAEDFSDGTATVNDCFRPVSRYFDRITRPEQIIPALARTMQVLTDPAECGPVTLSLCQDVQAEAYDYPESFFAERVWTPRRIRPDRRELAAAIAALKGAKKPLIIAGGGVLYSQASDELAKLSDGAGIPVCETQGGKSSLPDDHPLNMAAVGVTGTSAANRLAEEADVVLAVGTRLQDFTTGSWSLFKNAGKTIVGLNVQPFDAGKHRALPLVADAAEGLAELGAALKGWKAPSAWTDNAAKGKKDWQADAAKVTASTNAAYPSDAQVIGAVQRAMGAGVTMLHAAGGLPGELHKLWQAGAPGSYHAEYGFSTMGYEIAGGLGTKMAKPDEEVVVMIGDGSYLMLNSEIATSVMLGLKLTIVLLDNRGYGCINRLQMATGGANFNNLLKDSRHEVLPDIDFAAHAASLGAIAEKVSSIAGLETALAQAKKNTRTTVVVIDTDPLVSTDAGGTWWDVAVPEVSARSQVNAARKAYDEKRQMQTIGD; this is encoded by the coding sequence ATGACCAAGACAATCCGCCTGACGATGGCGCAGGCGCTGACCCGCTTTCTCAGCAAGCAGATGACCGAGATCGATGGCAAGACCGTGCCGATCTTCGGCGGTGTCTGGGCGATCTTCGGCCATGGCAATGTCGCTGGGATCGGGGAGGCGCTCTACCAGGTGCGCCAGGAATTGCCGACCTTCCGCGCCCACAACGAACAGGCGATGGCGCATGCGGCGATCGCCTATGGCAAGGCCAATTTCCGCCGCCGCTTCATGGCGGCGACAAGTTCGATCGGGCCTGGCGCGGTCAACATGGTCACGGCCGCCGCACTGGCCCACGTGAACCGCTTGCCGGTCCTGCTCCTGCCCGGCGACGTCTTCGCCAACCGGGTCCCCGATCCGGTGCTGCAGCAGGCCGAGGATTTTTCCGACGGTACCGCGACGGTCAATGACTGTTTCAGGCCCGTGTCGCGCTATTTCGACCGCATCACGCGACCGGAACAGATCATCCCGGCGCTGGCGCGGACCATGCAAGTGCTGACCGATCCGGCCGAGTGCGGGCCGGTGACGCTGTCGCTCTGCCAGGATGTGCAGGCCGAGGCCTATGACTATCCCGAGAGCTTCTTTGCCGAACGGGTCTGGACGCCGCGCAGGATCCGTCCGGATCGCCGGGAATTGGCGGCCGCGATTGCCGCGCTCAAGGGTGCGAAGAAGCCGTTGATCATCGCCGGCGGCGGCGTGCTCTACTCGCAAGCCTCCGACGAACTGGCGAAATTGTCAGACGGTGCCGGCATTCCGGTCTGCGAGACGCAGGGTGGCAAGTCCTCGCTGCCGGACGATCATCCGCTCAACATGGCGGCGGTCGGCGTTACCGGCACCTCGGCCGCCAACCGGCTGGCCGAAGAGGCCGACGTGGTGCTGGCTGTCGGCACCAGGCTGCAGGATTTCACGACGGGATCCTGGTCGCTGTTCAAAAACGCGGGCAAGACCATTGTCGGGCTGAACGTCCAGCCTTTCGATGCCGGCAAGCACCGGGCACTGCCGCTGGTGGCGGATGCGGCCGAGGGACTTGCCGAGCTTGGCGCGGCCCTGAAGGGCTGGAAGGCGCCGTCTGCCTGGACCGACAATGCGGCCAAGGGCAAGAAGGACTGGCAGGCCGATGCGGCCAAAGTGACCGCGTCGACCAACGCCGCCTACCCGTCGGACGCGCAGGTGATCGGCGCCGTACAGCGCGCCATGGGCGCCGGTGTGACGATGCTGCATGCCGCCGGCGGCCTGCCTGGCGAGTTGCACAAGCTCTGGCAAGCGGGCGCACCGGGGTCCTATCACGCCGAATACGGCTTCTCGACCATGGGCTACGAGATTGCCGGCGGGCTCGGCACCAAGATGGCAAAACCCGACGAGGAGGTCGTCGTCATGATCGGCGACGGCTCCTACCTGATGCTCAATTCCGAGATCGCCACGTCGGTGATGCTGGGCTTGAAGCTGACCATCGTGCTGCTCGACAACCGTGGCTATGGCTGCATCAACCGGCTGCAGATGGCGACCGGCGGCGCCAACTTCAACAATCTCCTGAAGGACTCGCGCCACGAAGTCCTGCCCGATATCGACTTCGCGGCTCATGCGGCAAGCCTCGGCGCCATCGCCGAAAAAGTGTCGTCCATCGCTGGACTGGAAACAGCGTTGGCCCAAGCCAAGAAGAATACGCGCACGACGGTTGTTGTCATCGACACCGATCCGCTGGTTTCGACCGATGCCGGCGGCACATGGTGGGATGTCGCCGTGCCCGAGGTCAGCGCGCGCAGTCAGGTGAACGCGGCGCGCAAGGCGTATGACGAAAAGCGGCAGATGCAGACCATTGGTGACTGA
- a CDS encoding 3-deoxy-7-phosphoheptulonate synthase, translating to MLTTTDDLRVKEIRELSTPDQVMREIPRTLTATRTVTASRNAIHAILNGTDDRLIVVVGPCSIHDPVAAVDYASRLAALRESLSDRLEIVMRVYFEKPRTTVGWKGLINDPDLDGSFNIDKGLRMARNVLSAVNNLGLPAATEFLDMTTPQYIADLVAWGAIGARTTESQIHRELASGLSCPVGFKNGTDGNLRIAAEAVKSAAQPHHFLAVTKGGRSGIAATTGNEDCHVILRGGIAPNYDATSVEAASAELARIGVAPRLMIDVSHANSSKKPENQPKVAADVAGQVAAGDERIIGVMIESNLIAGRQDVVPGKPLVYGQSITDGCIDWATTETVLHGLAGAVEWRRSARRAMMDSRQGAA from the coding sequence GTGTTGACCACCACAGATGATCTTCGGGTCAAGGAAATCAGGGAATTGAGTACGCCGGACCAGGTGATGCGGGAGATACCGCGCACGCTGACGGCGACGCGCACCGTGACCGCGTCACGCAACGCGATCCACGCCATCTTGAACGGCACCGATGACCGGCTGATCGTCGTCGTCGGCCCCTGTTCGATCCACGACCCGGTCGCGGCGGTCGACTATGCCAGCCGTCTGGCGGCGCTGCGCGAGAGCCTGTCGGACCGGCTGGAGATCGTGATGCGCGTGTATTTCGAAAAGCCGCGCACGACGGTCGGTTGGAAGGGCCTGATCAACGACCCTGACCTCGATGGCAGCTTCAACATCGACAAGGGGCTGCGGATGGCGCGCAACGTGCTTTCCGCCGTCAACAATCTCGGCCTGCCGGCGGCGACCGAATTCCTCGACATGACCACCCCGCAATACATAGCCGACCTCGTCGCCTGGGGCGCCATCGGCGCGCGCACGACCGAGAGCCAGATCCATCGCGAGCTGGCATCGGGCCTCTCCTGCCCGGTCGGCTTCAAGAACGGCACCGACGGCAATCTGCGGATCGCCGCCGAGGCGGTGAAATCAGCCGCCCAGCCGCATCATTTCCTGGCGGTGACGAAGGGCGGACGCAGCGGCATCGCGGCGACCACCGGCAATGAGGACTGCCACGTCATCCTGCGCGGCGGCATTGCGCCCAACTACGATGCGACGAGCGTCGAGGCCGCCAGTGCGGAACTCGCCCGCATCGGCGTGGCACCCAGGCTGATGATCGATGTCAGCCACGCCAACTCCAGCAAGAAGCCCGAGAACCAGCCGAAGGTGGCTGCTGACGTCGCGGGCCAGGTCGCGGCCGGTGACGAGCGCATCATCGGTGTCATGATCGAGAGCAACCTCATCGCCGGCCGTCAGGATGTCGTGCCCGGCAAGCCGCTCGTCTACGGCCAGAGCATAACCGACGGCTGCATCGACTGGGCGACCACCGAGACCGTGCTGCACGGACTTGCCGGCGCCGTCGAATGGCGGAGGTCGGCGCGCCGCGCCATGATGGACAGCCGGCAAGGGGCCGCCTGA